In the Sulfitobacter pacificus genome, one interval contains:
- a CDS encoding MOSC domain-containing protein, whose amino-acid sequence MRVTALYRHPIKSHGREALERIRLEAGQAMPNDRRWAVAHDSAKADGTKWAPCANFSRGAKAPQLMAINAVLDDATDMVTLTHPDRDPITLHPVRNAGSLISWVMPLVPQDRALPARVVELVARGFTDTPFASVSLNNMASHHAVEALAQSALSPLRWRGNIWFDGAAAWEEFEWIDRDLRLGSAMLRVKERITRCKATTANPETGESDVDTLRALNILGHQDFGIYVEVTQSGDVALGDQLELL is encoded by the coding sequence ATGCGCGTCACCGCCCTCTACCGGCATCCGATCAAAAGCCATGGCCGCGAGGCCTTGGAACGGATACGTCTGGAAGCGGGCCAGGCCATGCCCAATGACCGCCGCTGGGCTGTGGCGCATGACAGTGCCAAGGCGGACGGCACCAAATGGGCCCCCTGCGCCAATTTCAGCCGGGGCGCAAAAGCGCCCCAGCTTATGGCGATCAACGCTGTGCTGGACGACGCAACGGATATGGTCACGCTGACCCACCCCGACCGTGATCCAATCACCCTGCATCCCGTGCGGAATGCGGGCAGCCTGATCTCATGGGTCATGCCGCTGGTGCCACAGGATCGCGCCCTGCCCGCGCGTGTTGTCGAGCTGGTTGCACGGGGTTTTACCGATACACCCTTTGCTTCCGTTTCGCTGAACAATATGGCCTCACATCACGCGGTAGAGGCATTGGCACAATCCGCCCTGTCGCCCCTGCGCTGGCGTGGTAATATTTGGTTTGACGGTGCCGCCGCCTGGGAAGAGTTTGAATGGATCGACCGCGATCTGCGTCTGGGTAGTGCGATGTTGCGCGTCAAGGAACGGATCACACGCTGCAAAGCCACAACCGCAAACCCCGAAACCGGAGAGTCTGACGTAGACACCTTGCGGGCGCTGAACATCCTTGGCCATCAGGATTTCGGGATCTATGTCGAAGTGACGCAAAGCGGCGATGTTGCCCTTGGCGACCAGCTGGAGCTTTTGTGA
- a CDS encoding amino acid ABC transporter permease, which translates to MSDTHSHSVAFVRTETIPQSAPPITAAGPLKWGRDNLFATPANGILTLVALFAIYFVLSATVPWMLNGVWDAGSLSECREILAGTKGACFAVLVDRWDQLIFGYSYPADEYWRPTLAFVLMLVAIAPVLFFDLPRKLLIVTGLFPFVAFWLIWGGTIWTPIFALVGFVVGYFVYARFVTQSFAIGFFGGIAAAMVTWWISGFIVPTLTPEEPFLSSIPSRDLGGYMLNMMLGVTCVSLSLPLGIALALGRQSSMPLIKYLCVIFIEFIRGVPLITLLFVASVMLSYFFPPERTVDLFIRVVIMITMFSSAYIAEVIRGGLAALPKGQYEAADSLGLDYAQAMRLIILPQALKISIPGIVNIAVGLFKDTTLVSVISMFDIIGMIRGPILASTDWAGLYWELFLFACAVFFVVCYGISQYSQWLERRLATDHR; encoded by the coding sequence ATGTCAGACACACATTCACACTCCGTCGCCTTTGTCCGTACCGAAACCATTCCCCAATCGGCACCACCGATCACAGCGGCGGGCCCGCTGAAATGGGGGCGTGACAACCTGTTTGCCACACCGGCAAATGGTATCCTGACACTGGTTGCATTGTTTGCCATCTATTTTGTCCTCTCGGCCACCGTGCCTTGGATGTTGAACGGGGTCTGGGATGCCGGCAGCCTGTCGGAATGCCGCGAGATCCTTGCCGGGACCAAAGGTGCCTGTTTCGCGGTGCTTGTGGATCGTTGGGACCAGCTGATTTTCGGCTATAGCTACCCGGCTGATGAATACTGGCGGCCAACGCTGGCATTTGTGCTGATGCTGGTGGCCATTGCGCCGGTGCTGTTCTTTGATCTGCCGCGCAAGCTGTTGATCGTGACGGGCCTGTTTCCCTTTGTCGCCTTCTGGCTGATCTGGGGTGGTACCATCTGGACACCGATCTTTGCCTTGGTTGGTTTTGTGGTCGGCTATTTTGTTTACGCCCGTTTCGTCACACAGAGCTTTGCAATCGGCTTTTTCGGCGGCATTGCAGCGGCGATGGTGACATGGTGGATTTCAGGTTTCATCGTTCCGACGCTGACACCGGAAGAACCCTTCCTGTCCTCTATCCCCTCCCGTGATCTGGGCGGTTATATGCTGAACATGATGCTGGGCGTGACCTGTGTGTCGCTGTCCCTACCATTGGGCATTGCACTGGCGCTGGGGCGGCAATCTTCGATGCCGCTGATCAAATACCTTTGCGTGATCTTCATCGAGTTCATTCGCGGTGTGCCGCTGATCACCCTGTTGTTTGTGGCTAGCGTGATGTTGTCCTACTTCTTCCCGCCTGAGCGCACGGTTGATCTGTTCATCCGCGTTGTGATCATGATCACGATGTTCTCTTCGGCCTATATCGCCGAGGTGATCCGTGGTGGCCTTGCTGCTCTGCCAAAGGGGCAATACGAGGCGGCGGATTCGCTGGGGCTGGATTATGCGCAGGCAATGCGGCTGATCATTCTGCCGCAGGCGCTCAAGATTTCCATTCCGGGGATCGTGAACATTGCTGTGGGCCTGTTCAAAGACACCACGCTGGTCTCGGTTATTTCGATGTTTGATATCATCGGCATGATCCGTGGACCGATCCTTGCCTCAACGGACTGGGCTGGCTTGTACTGGGAATTGTTCCTGTTTGCCTGTGCTGTCTTCTTTGTCGTCTGCTACGGCATTTCACAATATTCGCAGTGGCTGGAACGCCGTCTTGCGACAGATCACCGTTAA
- a CDS encoding ferredoxin, whose product MTLAALEQAAKARHLTVLGGFHPTANDKAPKGCKTLLLLGPDEPAFWPAFTQSPEWQDRAPNPMDRWSTRVIDAWAAALDAHPLYPFGGAPFQPFYSWALRSGRIHASPVQFLVHDQAGLFVSFRGALALHDHIDLPPPPPSPCQSCAAQPCKTACLSDALTPTGYDVPKCKSFLDTPEGAANLSTGCSVRRVCPVSQKFGRLPAQSAYHMRQFKGA is encoded by the coding sequence ATGACACTTGCGGCCCTTGAACAGGCCGCCAAGGCCCGCCACCTGACAGTGCTTGGCGGGTTCCACCCCACAGCAAATGACAAGGCTCCCAAAGGGTGTAAAACGCTGCTCCTGCTGGGGCCGGACGAACCAGCCTTCTGGCCCGCCTTTACCCAATCCCCGGAATGGCAGGACCGTGCGCCCAACCCGATGGACCGCTGGTCCACCCGCGTCATTGACGCATGGGCCGCCGCATTGGACGCGCATCCGCTATACCCTTTTGGCGGGGCACCGTTTCAGCCATTCTATTCATGGGCGCTGCGCAGCGGGCGCATTCACGCCTCGCCCGTACAATTTCTGGTGCATGATCAGGCAGGACTGTTTGTGTCATTTCGCGGGGCATTGGCACTGCACGATCACATTGACCTGCCCCCGCCACCACCATCCCCTTGCCAGAGCTGTGCAGCGCAGCCCTGTAAAACCGCCTGCCTATCTGACGCACTGACCCCGACAGGCTATGATGTGCCCAAATGCAAAAGCTTCCTCGACACCCCAGAAGGGGCCGCAAACCTCTCAACCGGATGTAGCGTCCGGCGCGTCTGCCCCGTATCGCAGAAGTTTGGCCGTTTGCCTGCACAATCCGCCTATCATATGCGCCAGTTCAAAGGAGCCTGA
- the argB gene encoding acetylglutamate kinase, with protein sequence MRKQDMNRDWIATAQTLSQALPYLQRYADATVVIKLGGHAMGSDEAMDEFARDVALMRQVGVNPVIVHGGGPMINNMLDRLNIQSEFKNGKRVTDAPTMEVVEMVLSGLVNSRIVQAISEQGGRAVGLSGKDSGLIICEPEDPELGLVGKPVKIDPRILRDLAEKDIIPVIAPLGMGLDGETFNINGDTAAGAIAAALQADRLLLLTDVAGVKNAEGDVLTELTASQIDAMIADGSIAGGMIPKTQTALDALAGGVRAAVILDGRAPNACLLELFTEHGAGSIIRRG encoded by the coding sequence ATGAGAAAACAAGACATGAACCGCGACTGGATTGCCACCGCACAAACGCTGTCACAGGCTTTGCCCTATTTGCAACGTTACGCGGATGCCACTGTTGTTATCAAACTGGGCGGTCACGCCATGGGCAGCGACGAGGCGATGGATGAATTCGCCCGTGACGTAGCCCTGATGCGACAAGTCGGGGTGAACCCGGTTATCGTGCATGGCGGCGGGCCAATGATCAACAACATGCTGGATCGGTTGAACATCCAATCCGAATTCAAGAACGGCAAACGGGTGACCGATGCCCCGACCATGGAAGTGGTAGAGATGGTTCTGTCCGGTCTGGTGAATTCCCGCATCGTACAGGCGATTTCCGAACAGGGTGGTCGCGCCGTTGGCCTGTCGGGTAAAGATTCTGGCCTGATCATCTGCGAACCCGAAGACCCCGAATTAGGGCTGGTAGGCAAGCCGGTCAAGATTGACCCGCGCATCCTGCGCGATCTTGCGGAAAAGGATATCATCCCCGTCATTGCGCCCTTGGGCATGGGGCTGGACGGTGAAACCTTTAACATCAACGGCGATACCGCCGCAGGAGCCATTGCCGCCGCGCTACAGGCAGACAGGTTGTTGCTGCTGACCGATGTGGCTGGCGTGAAAAATGCTGAGGGTGACGTGCTGACCGAACTGACGGCCTCTCAAATTGATGCGATGATTGCCGATGGCAGCATTGCTGGCGGCATGATCCCAAAAACCCAAACTGCGCTTGACGCTTTGGCAGGCGGCGTGCGGGCGGCGGTTATTCTCGACGGGCGGGCCCCTAATGCCTGCCTGCTGGAGCTGTTTACCGAACATGGTGCTGGCAGCATCATCCGGCGCGGATGA
- the yihA gene encoding ribosome biogenesis GTP-binding protein YihA/YsxC: MQLPFPVAEEPDPQTLEKGRLLFAGETTFVKGVVAMDGLPEPDRMEVCFAGRSNVGKSTLINALTGMKALARASNTPGRTQEINFFTAADAHYLVDLPGYGYANAPIPVVEKWQRLLKQYLSGRQTLRRAFLLIDARHGVKKVDEEIMSLLDSSALTFQVVLTKADKVKEVDREKVLNQVRGALSKHPAAFPEIVVTSSEKGWGIPTLRAIIATLE; the protein is encoded by the coding sequence ATGCAACTCCCCTTCCCCGTGGCCGAAGAGCCCGATCCGCAAACCTTGGAAAAAGGGCGCCTGCTATTTGCCGGTGAAACCACCTTTGTCAAAGGTGTGGTTGCCATGGACGGCCTGCCCGAACCGGACCGGATGGAGGTCTGTTTTGCCGGCCGTTCCAATGTTGGGAAATCCACCCTGATCAATGCGCTGACCGGGATGAAAGCGCTGGCGCGGGCCTCAAACACCCCCGGTCGCACGCAGGAAATCAACTTTTTCACCGCAGCGGATGCGCATTACCTCGTCGACCTGCCCGGCTATGGCTATGCCAATGCGCCGATTCCAGTGGTCGAAAAATGGCAAAGGCTGTTGAAACAATATCTTAGCGGGCGCCAGACCCTGCGCCGTGCCTTTCTTCTGATAGACGCCCGCCACGGTGTGAAGAAAGTTGATGAGGAGATCATGAGCCTGCTGGACAGTTCCGCTCTGACCTTTCAGGTGGTGCTGACCAAGGCCGACAAGGTCAAGGAAGTTGACCGCGAAAAAGTGCTGAATCAGGTGCGCGGGGCGCTGTCAAAACACCCTGCGGCCTTTCCCGAAATCGTCGTAACCTCTTCGGAAAAAGGTTGGGGCATCCCGACGCTTCGTGCCATCATTGCCACGCTCGAATAA
- a CDS encoding SixA phosphatase family protein, producing the protein MKRLILMRHAKSDWSGGPSSDHDRPLNPRGRLAATALGGWLAGHALEPDEILISTSARTRETLAGLNLSPKINTQFLRTLYLAPADAILKTLRGAKGACVLMIGHNPGIGMMAEAILTDLPEHFKFMAYPTGATLVADFDITDWTDADWGKANARHFTVPRDL; encoded by the coding sequence ATGAAACGCCTGATCCTGATGCGACACGCTAAATCCGACTGGTCCGGTGGCCCCTCCAGTGATCATGACCGCCCGTTGAACCCGCGTGGCCGTCTGGCTGCAACAGCTTTGGGTGGATGGCTTGCCGGTCACGCGCTGGAACCGGATGAAATCCTGATCAGCACATCTGCACGGACCCGCGAAACACTGGCGGGACTGAACCTGTCACCGAAAATCAACACGCAATTTCTGCGTACACTCTACCTCGCCCCTGCGGACGCAATCCTGAAAACGCTACGGGGGGCGAAGGGCGCGTGTGTTTTGATGATCGGCCACAACCCCGGCATTGGCATGATGGCAGAGGCGATCCTGACAGACCTGCCGGAACACTTCAAATTCATGGCCTATCCCACCGGTGCAACACTGGTGGCGGATTTTGACATCACAGATTGGACAGACGCGGATTGGGGAAAGGCAAACGCGCGACACTTCACAGTGCCGCGCGATCTTTGA
- a CDS encoding amino acid ABC transporter ATP-binding protein has protein sequence MAETAKMKVSDEVAISIQSMNKWYGSFHVLRDIDLTVYQGERIVICGPSGSGKSTLIRCINALEEHQKGSIEVDGTLLSSDLKNIDKIRSEVGMCFQHFNLFPHLTILENLTLAPIWVRKTPKKEAEEVAMHYLEKVKIPDQAGKFPGQLSGGQQQRVAIARSLCMKPRIMLFDEPTSALDPEMIKEVLDTMIELAEEGMTMLCVTHEMGFARQVANRVIFMDEGQIVEQNEPEEFFNNPQSPRTQLFLSQILGH, from the coding sequence ATGGCCGAAACTGCAAAAATGAAAGTGTCGGACGAAGTTGCGATTTCGATCCAGAGCATGAACAAATGGTACGGCTCGTTCCACGTGCTGCGCGACATTGACCTGACGGTGTATCAAGGCGAGCGGATCGTGATCTGTGGACCATCGGGGTCGGGTAAATCGACGTTGATCCGGTGTATCAACGCGCTGGAGGAGCATCAGAAAGGGTCGATCGAAGTGGACGGCACACTGTTGTCCTCTGACCTCAAGAACATCGACAAGATCCGGTCAGAAGTCGGCATGTGCTTTCAGCACTTCAACCTGTTCCCGCATCTGACGATCCTTGAGAACCTGACATTGGCACCGATCTGGGTGCGTAAAACGCCCAAGAAAGAAGCCGAAGAAGTGGCGATGCATTACCTTGAGAAGGTGAAAATCCCGGATCAGGCGGGCAAGTTCCCGGGCCAGCTTTCTGGTGGTCAGCAACAGCGTGTGGCGATTGCCCGCTCCCTGTGCATGAAACCGCGGATCATGTTGTTTGATGAGCCGACATCGGCGCTTGACCCCGAGATGATCAAAGAGGTTCTCGACACGATGATCGAGCTTGCCGAGGAAGGCATGACCATGCTCTGCGTGACCCATGAGATGGGTTTTGCCCGTCAGGTGGCGAACCGCGTGATCTTTATGGATGAAGGTCAGATTGTGGAGCAGAACGAACCGGAAGAGTTCTTTAACAACCCGCAGTCCCCACGGACGCAGTTGTTCCTGAGCCAGATTCTGGGTCACTAA